One genomic window of Corallococcus silvisoli includes the following:
- a CDS encoding M18 family aminopeptidase, giving the protein MSPTDIDTQANDLLQYIDASPTPYHAVRETARRLTAAGYRELDEREPWALEPGEKVFVVRGDTSIAAFHLGTKPVDATGFRLVGSHTDSPNLRLKPNAPVNRHGYQQLGVEIYGGVLLHTWTDRDLSLAGRVVVLDNGRPRHHLVDFRRPLLRVPNLAIHLNRAVNTEGLKLNPQEHMVPVLGLESAGPAELRALLVEELGRAGVKASADDLLGYDLCLYDLQPSTRSGLHGEFLHAPRLDNLASCHTSLTALVSEPGPREATCGVVLYDHEECGSRSAQGAASPFLKDLLERIVQGHSDGRADAFHRAIRRSFLVSADMAHAVHPNYASMHEPKHQPQLGGGPVIKTNVNQSYATDGESWAHFAALCKEAGVTPQHFVTRTDLGCGSTIGPITAGQLGIRTVDVGNPMLSMHSIRELAAASDVARMVAVLTRFFA; this is encoded by the coding sequence CGACGAGCGCGAGCCCTGGGCCCTCGAGCCCGGCGAGAAGGTCTTCGTGGTGCGCGGCGACACGAGCATCGCCGCCTTCCACCTGGGCACGAAGCCCGTGGACGCCACCGGCTTCCGGCTGGTGGGCTCGCACACGGACTCGCCCAACCTGCGCCTCAAGCCGAACGCGCCCGTCAACCGCCACGGCTACCAGCAGCTGGGCGTGGAGATCTACGGCGGGGTGCTCCTGCACACCTGGACGGACCGCGACCTGTCCCTCGCGGGCCGCGTGGTGGTGCTGGACAACGGCCGTCCCCGGCACCACCTGGTGGACTTCCGCCGGCCGCTCTTGCGCGTGCCCAACCTGGCCATCCACCTCAACCGCGCCGTCAACACGGAGGGGCTGAAGCTCAACCCGCAGGAGCACATGGTGCCGGTGTTGGGCCTGGAGAGCGCGGGCCCCGCGGAGCTGCGGGCGCTGCTGGTGGAGGAGCTGGGCCGCGCGGGCGTGAAGGCCAGCGCGGACGACCTGCTGGGCTATGACCTCTGCCTCTACGACCTGCAGCCGTCCACCCGCTCCGGCCTGCACGGCGAGTTCCTCCACGCCCCCCGCCTGGACAACCTGGCCAGCTGCCACACCAGCCTCACCGCGCTCGTGTCCGAGCCCGGCCCGCGCGAGGCCACGTGCGGCGTGGTGCTCTATGACCACGAGGAGTGCGGCAGCCGCAGCGCGCAGGGCGCCGCGTCGCCGTTCTTGAAGGACCTGCTGGAGCGCATCGTCCAGGGGCACTCGGATGGCCGCGCGGACGCGTTCCACCGCGCCATCCGCCGCTCGTTCCTGGTGAGCGCGGACATGGCGCACGCGGTGCACCCCAACTACGCGTCCATGCACGAGCCGAAGCACCAGCCGCAGCTGGGCGGGGGCCCGGTCATCAAGACCAACGTCAACCAGTCCTACGCGACGGACGGCGAGTCGTGGGCGCACTTCGCCGCGCTGTGCAAGGAGGCGGGCGTCACGCCCCAGCACTTCGTCACCCGCACGGACCTGGGCTGCGGCAGCACCATTGGCCCCATCACCGCGGGGCAGCTGGGCATCCGCACGGTGGACGTGGGCAACCCCATGCTGTCCATGCACTCCATCCGCGAGCTGGCCGCCGCCTCCGACGTGGCCCGCATGGTGGCGGTGCTGACGCGCTTCTTCGCCTGA